A single region of the Cronobacter condimenti 1330 genome encodes:
- the maeB gene encoding NADP-dependent oxaloacetate-decarboxylating malate dehydrogenase, with protein sequence MDEQLKQSALDFHEFPVPGKIQVSPTKPLATQRDLALAYSPGVAAPCLEIAADPLAAYKYTARGNLVAVISNGTAVLGLGNIGALAGKPVMEGKGVLFKKFAGIDVFDIEIDEHDPDKVVDVVAALEPTFGGINLEDIKAPECFYIEKKLRERMNIPVFHDDQHGTAIICTAAVLNGLRVVQKNISDVRLVVSGAGASAIACMNLLVALGMQKRNIVVCDSKGVIYKGREENMAETKAAYAIDDNGKRTLGEVIEGADIFLGCSGPKVLTQEMVKLMADSPLILALANPEPEIMPPLAKAVRPDAIICTGRSDFPNQVNNVLCFPFIFRGALDVGATAINEEMKLAAVHAIAQLAHAEQSEVVASAYEDQELSFGPDYIIPKPFDPRLIVTIAPAVAKAAMESGVATRPIEDFDAYKDKLTEFVYKTNLFMKPVFNQARKDPKRVVLTEGEEPRVLHATQELITLGLAKPVLIGRPGVIEMRLKKLGLQMEAGKDFEIVNNESDPRYKEYWNEYYSIMKRRGVTQEQAQRAVIGNSTVIGAIMVHRGEVDAMICGTIGDYHEHFSVVQQIFGYRDGVKAAGAMNALLLPSGNTFIADTYVNDDPTPEQLAEITVMAAETVRRFGIEPKVALLSHSHFGSSDSPAASKMRETLQLVRERVPELMIDGEMHGDAALVESIRNDRMPDSPLKGSANVLIMPNVEAARISYNLLRVSSSEGVTVGPVLMGVAKPVHVLTPIASVRRIVNMVALAVVEAQTNPL encoded by the coding sequence ATGGATGAACAACTAAAACAAAGCGCGCTCGATTTTCATGAGTTTCCGGTCCCGGGCAAAATTCAGGTTTCCCCGACAAAACCGCTGGCGACACAGCGCGATCTGGCGCTTGCCTACTCGCCAGGCGTGGCTGCGCCGTGTCTGGAGATAGCCGCCGACCCGCTGGCGGCCTATAAATACACCGCACGCGGCAACCTGGTGGCGGTTATCTCTAACGGCACCGCGGTGCTGGGCCTTGGCAACATTGGCGCGCTGGCCGGTAAGCCCGTGATGGAAGGCAAGGGCGTGCTGTTTAAGAAATTCGCGGGCATTGATGTGTTTGATATCGAAATCGATGAGCATGACCCGGACAAAGTGGTTGATGTCGTCGCGGCGCTGGAGCCGACTTTCGGCGGCATCAACCTGGAAGATATCAAAGCGCCGGAATGTTTTTATATTGAGAAAAAATTACGCGAGCGCATGAACATTCCGGTGTTCCATGACGATCAGCACGGCACTGCCATTATTTGTACCGCCGCGGTGCTGAACGGCCTGCGCGTCGTGCAGAAGAATATTTCCGACGTGCGGCTGGTGGTTTCCGGCGCGGGCGCCTCCGCCATCGCCTGTATGAACCTGCTGGTGGCGCTCGGCATGCAGAAGCGCAACATCGTGGTGTGCGACTCTAAAGGCGTTATCTACAAAGGTCGTGAAGAGAACATGGCGGAAACCAAAGCCGCCTACGCCATTGATGATAACGGCAAGCGTACGCTTGGCGAGGTGATTGAAGGCGCTGATATTTTCCTTGGCTGTTCCGGCCCGAAAGTGCTGACCCAGGAGATGGTCAAGCTAATGGCCGATTCGCCGCTTATTCTGGCACTCGCCAACCCGGAGCCGGAAATCATGCCGCCGCTCGCCAAAGCTGTGCGACCGGACGCCATCATCTGTACGGGCCGTTCGGACTTCCCAAACCAGGTGAACAACGTGCTGTGCTTCCCGTTCATCTTCCGTGGCGCGCTGGATGTCGGGGCGACTGCCATTAACGAAGAGATGAAACTCGCGGCGGTGCATGCCATCGCGCAGCTCGCGCACGCCGAGCAGAGCGAAGTGGTGGCGTCGGCGTATGAAGATCAGGAGCTGTCGTTCGGCCCCGATTACATCATTCCGAAACCGTTCGACCCGCGCCTTATCGTGACTATCGCGCCAGCGGTGGCGAAAGCGGCGATGGAGTCCGGCGTGGCGACGCGCCCCATTGAAGATTTCGACGCTTATAAAGACAAACTCACCGAATTTGTCTACAAAACCAACCTCTTTATGAAGCCTGTGTTTAACCAGGCGCGTAAGGATCCGAAGCGCGTGGTGCTGACCGAAGGCGAAGAGCCGCGCGTGCTGCACGCCACTCAGGAGCTGATTACGCTTGGGCTGGCGAAGCCGGTGCTCATTGGCCGTCCGGGCGTTATTGAAATGCGCCTGAAAAAGCTCGGCCTGCAAATGGAAGCCGGGAAAGATTTCGAGATCGTGAATAACGAATCGGACCCGCGTTATAAAGAGTACTGGAACGAGTACTACAGCATCATGAAACGCCGCGGCGTCACGCAGGAGCAGGCGCAGCGTGCCGTTATCGGCAACAGCACGGTGATTGGGGCCATCATGGTGCATCGTGGTGAAGTGGACGCGATGATTTGCGGCACGATTGGCGATTATCACGAGCATTTTAGCGTCGTTCAGCAAATTTTCGGCTACCGCGACGGCGTGAAAGCCGCCGGGGCGATGAATGCGCTGCTGCTGCCAAGCGGCAACACCTTTATTGCCGATACCTATGTCAACGACGATCCAACGCCGGAACAGCTTGCGGAAATCACCGTGATGGCGGCGGAAACGGTGCGTCGTTTCGGGATCGAGCCGAAAGTGGCGCTGTTATCGCACTCGCACTTTGGTTCATCGGATTCGCCTGCCGCCAGCAAAATGCGCGAGACGTTACAGCTTGTGCGCGAGCGTGTGCCGGAGTTGATGATCGATGGCGAAATGCACGGCGACGCGGCGCTGGTGGAGAGTATTCGTAACGATCGAATGCCGGACAGCCCGCTTAAAGGCTCCGCCAATGTTCTGATAATGCCGAACGTCGAGGCGGCGCGGATCAGTTATAACCTGCTGCGCGTTTCAAGCTCCGAGGGCGTTACCGTCGGGCCGGTGTTGATGGGGGTGGCGAAACCCGTGCATGTACTGACGCCCATCGCGTCCGTGCGCCGTATCGTCAATATGGTGGCGCTTGCGGTCGTGGAGGCGCAAACCAACCCGTTGTAA
- the nudK gene encoding GDP-mannose pyrophosphatase NudK: MSLNIELIKDKILSENYFVLRNITYDLTRKDGNVIRHKREVYDRGNGAAVLLYNREKKTVVLIRQFRVATWVNGNPNGMLIEACAGLLDDDEPEVCIRKEAIEETGYRVGTAEKVFELYTSPGGVTELLHLFIAEYDDASRANAGGGVEDEEIEVLEMPFHEALEKVQQGVIRDAKTVLLLQHLQLREIMA; the protein is encoded by the coding sequence ATGTCGTTAAATATCGAACTGATAAAAGATAAAATCCTTTCAGAAAACTACTTTGTCCTGCGCAATATCACCTACGATCTCACGCGAAAAGATGGCAACGTGATCCGCCACAAGCGGGAGGTCTACGATCGCGGCAATGGCGCGGCCGTCCTTTTATATAACCGCGAGAAAAAAACCGTGGTACTGATCCGCCAGTTTCGCGTGGCCACCTGGGTCAACGGCAACCCGAACGGCATGTTGATTGAGGCCTGCGCTGGCCTGCTGGACGACGACGAGCCGGAAGTCTGCATTCGCAAAGAGGCTATTGAAGAAACCGGCTATCGCGTCGGCACCGCGGAGAAAGTTTTTGAGCTGTATACCTCGCCGGGAGGCGTAACCGAACTGCTGCATTTATTCATCGCCGAATATGACGACGCCTCGCGCGCCAACGCAGGCGGCGGCGTGGAAGATGAAGAGATAGAAGTGCTGGAAATGCCGTTTCACGAGGCGCTGGAAAAGGTACAGCAGGGCGTTATTCGTGATGCAAAAACGGTGCTACTGCTCCAGCATCTTCAACTACGAGAAATAATGGCTTGA
- the tal gene encoding transaldolase — MNQLDGIKQFTTVVADSGDIESIRSYQPEDATTNPSLLLKAASLEHYQHLFEDALEYGKKRGSTQKEKVAEASDKLAVNVGAEILKSVPGRVSTEVDARLSFDKEKSIAKAHRLVELYQDQGIDKSRILIKLASTWEGIRAAEELEKAGIHCNLTLLFSFAQARACAEAGVYLISPFVGRIYDWYNTRKPMDPYVVDEDPGVKSVRNIYDYYKQHNYQTIVMGASFRRTEQILALAGCDRLTISPNLLKELQESDAPVDRKLIPASQGFSRPAPMTEAEFRWEHNQDPMAVEKLAEGIRQFAVDQRSLEDLLAAKL, encoded by the coding sequence ATGAACCAACTCGATGGCATTAAGCAGTTCACTACCGTTGTCGCCGACAGCGGCGATATTGAATCCATTCGTAGCTATCAGCCTGAAGACGCCACGACAAACCCCTCGCTGTTGCTAAAGGCGGCAAGCCTTGAGCACTACCAGCACCTGTTTGAGGATGCGCTGGAATACGGCAAAAAACGCGGCAGTACGCAGAAAGAGAAAGTCGCTGAAGCGAGTGACAAACTGGCGGTCAATGTGGGTGCGGAAATTCTGAAAAGCGTGCCGGGACGCGTTTCTACCGAGGTCGATGCGCGGTTGTCGTTCGACAAAGAGAAAAGCATCGCCAAGGCGCATCGTCTGGTTGAGCTTTATCAGGATCAGGGGATCGATAAATCACGCATTCTTATCAAGCTCGCCTCGACCTGGGAAGGCATTCGCGCCGCCGAAGAGCTGGAAAAGGCGGGGATCCACTGCAACCTGACGCTGCTCTTCTCGTTTGCGCAGGCGCGTGCCTGCGCTGAAGCGGGTGTCTATCTTATCTCCCCGTTCGTGGGCCGTATTTATGACTGGTACAACACCCGCAAACCGATGGATCCGTATGTTGTTGATGAAGATCCGGGCGTGAAGTCAGTACGTAACATCTACGACTACTACAAGCAGCACAACTACCAGACCATCGTGATGGGCGCGAGCTTCCGCCGCACCGAGCAGATCCTGGCGCTCGCCGGCTGTGACCGTCTGACTATCTCCCCTAACCTGCTCAAAGAACTTCAGGAAAGCGACGCGCCGGTTGACCGTAAGCTTATCCCGGCCTCGCAGGGCTTTAGCCGCCCGGCACCGATGACTGAAGCGGAATTCCGCTGGGAACATAATCAGGACCCGATGGCGGTCGAAAAACTGGCTGAAGGCATTCGCCAGTTTGCGGTCGACCAGCGTTCACTTGAAGATCTGCTTGCCGCCAAACTTTAA
- a CDS encoding DUF1176 domain-containing protein has translation MFFRLLSLLSCYLLFASPLWAAPAQKIFSDWQVTCNNQNFCSARNVGDHQELVMTLTRSAGAKTDATLRIESGKPGAAVNKVPPLAPRLLLDGKALTPAGNKWRAAPRRLLTDDPATIIDFIDQIKESSVITLKDGPGRLSLDGLKAALLFIDAQQKRVGSETAWIKKGNNPPLSVPPAPALKGVKITNPTPTPLSHNELNELLDYGTWRMANSQCSLDPMRREVRISALTDDTALMIISCEAGAYNTVDLAWLVSREKPFASRIVRLRLPFIPADKELDLELMNASFDERTKELTTLSKGRGLGDCGVATRWRFDGQRFRLVRYAEEPSCDGWHGADAWPTLWVTH, from the coding sequence ATGTTTTTTCGTCTGCTGTCACTGCTTAGCTGTTATCTGCTGTTTGCCTCGCCGCTGTGGGCCGCGCCGGCGCAGAAGATCTTCAGTGACTGGCAGGTGACCTGCAACAACCAGAATTTCTGCTCTGCCCGTAACGTGGGCGACCATCAAGAACTCGTGATGACGCTGACGCGCAGCGCAGGGGCCAAAACCGACGCGACGCTGCGCATTGAGTCAGGCAAGCCGGGAGCCGCGGTCAATAAAGTGCCGCCGCTTGCGCCGCGCCTGCTGCTGGATGGCAAAGCGCTCACGCCTGCGGGTAATAAATGGCGCGCCGCGCCGCGTCGTCTGTTAACCGACGATCCCGCCACTATTATCGATTTTATCGACCAGATTAAAGAATCTTCGGTCATCACCCTGAAAGACGGGCCGGGCCGTCTGTCGCTGGACGGGCTGAAAGCGGCTCTGCTGTTTATTGATGCCCAACAAAAGCGCGTGGGGAGTGAGACCGCGTGGATTAAAAAGGGCAATAACCCGCCGCTCAGCGTACCGCCCGCACCTGCGCTCAAAGGTGTCAAAATCACGAATCCGACGCCGACGCCGCTCTCCCATAATGAACTGAACGAGCTGCTTGATTACGGCACCTGGCGCATGGCGAACAGCCAGTGCTCGCTTGACCCGATGCGCCGTGAAGTGCGTATCTCTGCGCTCACCGACGACACGGCGCTGATGATTATCAGCTGCGAAGCGGGCGCTTATAACACCGTTGATCTCGCCTGGCTGGTGTCGCGCGAGAAGCCTTTCGCTTCGCGCATCGTGCGCCTGCGCCTGCCGTTTATACCTGCCGATAAAGAGCTGGATCTGGAGCTCATGAATGCGAGCTTTGATGAAAGAACCAAAGAACTGACGACGCTTTCCAAAGGCCGCGGGCTTGGCGACTGCGGCGTGGCGACGCGCTGGCGCTTTGACGGCCAACGCTTTCGTCTGGTGCGTTACGCCGAAGAGCCAAGCTGCGACGGCTGGCACGGCGCAGATGCCTGGCCAACACTCTGGGTAACCCACTAA
- the tkt gene encoding transketolase — protein sequence MSHQLLANAIRALSMDAVQKAKSGHPGAPMGMADIAEVLWNGFLKHNPTNPTWYDRDRFILSNGHASMLLYSLLHLSGYDLPMEELKNFRQLHSKTPGHPEIGYTPGVETTTGPLGQGLANAVGLAIAEKTLAAQFNRPGHEIVDHNTYVFMGDGCLMEGISHEVCSLAGTLGLGKLIGFYDHNGISIDGETEGWFTDDTAKRFEAYHWHVVHEIDGHDPEAIKRAIEEAKQVTDKPSLIICRTVIGFGSPNKAGKEESHGAALGEEEVALTRKQLGWNYPAFEIPDEVYKGWDAKEKGQQAEASWNEKFAAYQQAHPELAAEFNRRMGGEMPENWQQSTQQYIEKLQAEPAKIASRKASQNALNVYGPMLPELLGGSADLAPSNLTIWSGSTSLKEDAAGNYIHYGVREFGMTAIANGIAHHGGFVPYTATFLMFVEYARNAARMAALMKARQIMVYTHDSIGLGEDGPTHQAVEQLASLRLTPNFSTWRPCDQVETAVAWKAAIERHNGPTALILSRQNLAQIERTPQQLNDVARGGYILKDAGGKPDLILIATGSEVEIAVQAAEKLRGDGVAVRVVSLPSTDVFDAQDEAYRESVLPSDVSARVAVEAGIADYWYKYVGLKGAIVGMTGYGESAPAEKLFPYFGFTVENVVEKARKVLGK from the coding sequence ATGTCTCATCAGCTTTTAGCCAACGCCATCCGCGCGCTTAGCATGGATGCGGTACAAAAGGCCAAATCCGGCCACCCCGGCGCCCCGATGGGCATGGCCGATATCGCCGAAGTGCTGTGGAACGGTTTTCTCAAGCACAATCCGACGAACCCGACCTGGTATGACCGCGACCGCTTTATTCTTTCCAACGGTCACGCCTCAATGCTGCTCTATAGCCTGCTGCATCTCTCAGGCTATGACCTGCCGATGGAAGAGCTGAAAAACTTCCGTCAGCTGCACTCAAAAACGCCGGGCCATCCGGAAATCGGCTATACGCCGGGCGTCGAAACCACGACCGGGCCACTCGGTCAGGGCCTCGCGAATGCAGTCGGCCTGGCTATCGCCGAGAAAACCCTGGCGGCGCAGTTCAACCGCCCTGGCCACGAGATTGTCGACCACAACACCTACGTGTTTATGGGCGATGGCTGCCTGATGGAAGGGATTTCTCACGAAGTTTGCTCGCTTGCGGGCACGTTGGGTCTTGGCAAGCTGATTGGTTTTTACGATCACAACGGCATCTCGATTGATGGCGAAACCGAAGGCTGGTTTACCGACGACACTGCTAAACGTTTCGAAGCCTATCACTGGCACGTGGTGCATGAAATTGACGGCCACGATCCAGAGGCCATTAAGCGCGCTATCGAAGAAGCGAAACAGGTGACCGATAAGCCGTCGCTGATTATCTGTCGCACCGTTATCGGTTTTGGCTCGCCGAACAAAGCGGGCAAAGAGGAATCACACGGCGCGGCGCTCGGTGAAGAAGAAGTGGCGCTGACCCGCAAACAGCTGGGCTGGAACTATCCTGCGTTTGAGATTCCGGACGAGGTTTATAAAGGCTGGGATGCGAAAGAAAAAGGCCAGCAGGCGGAAGCGAGCTGGAACGAGAAATTCGCCGCCTACCAGCAGGCGCACCCGGAACTGGCAGCGGAATTCAACCGTCGTATGGGCGGCGAAATGCCGGAAAACTGGCAGCAGTCCACTCAGCAGTACATTGAAAAACTGCAGGCGGAGCCCGCGAAAATCGCCTCCCGTAAGGCGTCCCAGAATGCACTTAACGTCTATGGCCCGATGTTGCCGGAACTGCTCGGCGGCTCAGCGGATCTCGCGCCCAGCAACCTGACTATCTGGTCTGGTTCGACGTCGCTAAAAGAGGACGCGGCGGGTAACTATATTCACTACGGCGTGCGTGAATTCGGTATGACCGCTATCGCAAACGGCATCGCCCACCACGGCGGGTTTGTGCCCTACACCGCGACCTTCCTGATGTTTGTCGAATATGCCCGTAACGCGGCGCGTATGGCAGCGCTCATGAAGGCGCGTCAGATAATGGTCTACACCCATGACTCTATCGGTCTTGGGGAAGATGGTCCGACGCACCAGGCGGTTGAACAGCTCGCGAGCCTGCGCCTGACGCCGAATTTCAGCACCTGGCGCCCGTGTGACCAGGTAGAGACCGCAGTCGCCTGGAAAGCCGCTATCGAGCGTCACAACGGCCCGACGGCGCTGATCCTGTCTCGCCAGAATCTGGCGCAGATCGAACGCACGCCGCAGCAGCTTAACGATGTGGCGCGTGGCGGTTATATCCTGAAAGACGCAGGCGGCAAACCGGATCTTATCCTGATTGCCACTGGCTCAGAGGTGGAAATTGCCGTCCAGGCGGCTGAAAAACTGCGCGGCGACGGCGTGGCGGTGCGCGTGGTGTCGCTGCCTTCAACAGATGTGTTTGACGCGCAGGATGAGGCGTACCGTGAATCGGTGCTGCCGTCTGACGTCAGCGCCCGCGTGGCGGTGGAAGCGGGTATCGCCGACTACTGGTACAAATACGTCGGACTGAAAGGCGCTATCGTCGGGATGACCGGTTATGGCGAATCTGCACCAGCGGAAAAACTCTTCCCGTACTTCGGCTTTACGGTCGAAAACGTGGTCGAGAAAGCCCGCAAGGTACTTGGCAAATAA
- the narP gene encoding nitrate/nitrite response regulator protein NarP, producing the protein MSQLSPWHVLIVDDHPLMRRGIRQLLETDARFLIVGEASSGAEAIAQANALSPDVILLDLNMRGLSGLDTLNILRRDGVSARIIVLTVSDARSDVFAMMDAGADGYLLKDSEPEMLLEAIRDGAAGTGVFSAQVEEYLQQRQPGETRASPFALLTERELDVLQEVARGLSNKQIASTLHISEETVKVHIRNLLRKLNVRSRVAATVLFFESRGA; encoded by the coding sequence ATGTCGCAACTATCCCCCTGGCACGTATTAATCGTCGACGATCACCCGCTGATGCGCCGCGGCATACGGCAATTGCTGGAGACTGACGCGCGTTTTCTTATTGTGGGCGAAGCCAGCAGCGGTGCGGAAGCCATCGCACAGGCGAATGCGCTGTCGCCAGACGTCATTCTGCTTGATCTGAATATGCGCGGCTTGAGCGGGCTGGATACGCTTAATATTCTGCGCCGCGACGGCGTGAGCGCACGCATTATTGTGCTGACGGTCTCTGACGCGCGAAGCGACGTGTTCGCAATGATGGACGCGGGGGCCGACGGCTATCTGCTTAAAGACAGCGAGCCGGAAATGTTGCTGGAAGCGATCCGTGATGGCGCGGCGGGCACGGGCGTGTTCAGCGCGCAGGTCGAGGAGTATTTACAGCAGCGCCAGCCCGGAGAGACGCGCGCGTCGCCGTTTGCGCTGCTGACTGAGCGTGAGTTAGATGTGTTACAGGAAGTGGCGCGCGGCCTGTCGAATAAACAAATAGCCTCGACGCTGCATATTTCCGAAGAGACCGTCAAAGTCCATATCCGCAATTTACTGCGCAAACTCAATGTGCGCTCGCGCGTAGCGGCGACCGTTCTGTTTTTTGAATCCCGGGGCGCGTAA